A genomic window from Cryobacterium sp. SO2 includes:
- a CDS encoding ABC transporter permease, with protein sequence MSVLAPTPTAPLGRGTRKWQRVTALRHRSSAVNLIGVGGLVLLVLVALLAPVLAPYSPILRAGDPFQPPLSPGFLLGTDALGYDIFSRLLFGLRASITAAAIVIASGVLIGGLVGVVAGALGGWADGLLMRVTDLFLALPGILIAMVVAAALGASFTSSLIGVAVVWWPMYARLVRGEVRSWAARPHLEAATLAGVGWTRRVTRHLLPGVTSTVVIAASLDVGGLVVAMSGLSFIGLSSPAPAPELGAMAAQGMQYLLQYWWVPVVPGLAVMLLALCANLAGDGIRDLLARR encoded by the coding sequence ATGAGCGTTCTCGCCCCCACCCCCACCGCGCCGCTCGGCCGCGGCACCCGCAAATGGCAGCGGGTCACCGCGCTGCGGCACCGCTCCTCGGCCGTCAACCTGATCGGCGTCGGGGGCCTGGTTCTGCTCGTGCTCGTGGCGCTGCTCGCTCCGGTGCTCGCGCCGTACAGCCCGATCCTGCGCGCCGGTGACCCGTTCCAGCCGCCGCTGAGCCCCGGCTTCCTGCTCGGCACAGATGCCCTCGGCTACGACATCTTCTCCCGCCTGCTCTTCGGGCTGCGCGCCAGCATCACCGCCGCGGCCATCGTCATCGCCTCCGGGGTGCTCATCGGCGGCCTCGTCGGCGTCGTCGCCGGAGCCCTCGGCGGCTGGGCCGACGGTCTGCTCATGCGGGTCACCGACCTGTTCCTCGCCCTGCCCGGCATCCTCATCGCCATGGTCGTGGCCGCCGCCCTCGGCGCCAGCTTCACCAGCTCGCTGATCGGCGTTGCCGTGGTCTGGTGGCCGATGTACGCCCGGCTGGTGCGCGGCGAGGTGCGCTCCTGGGCGGCCCGGCCGCACCTGGAGGCCGCCACCCTGGCCGGGGTGGGTTGGACCCGCCGGGTGACCCGGCACCTGCTGCCCGGCGTCACCTCCACCGTGGTGATCGCCGCGAGCCTCGACGTGGGCGGCCTCGTCGTGGCTATGTCGGGCCTGTCCTTCATCGGGCTGTCCTCCCCGGCCCCGGCCCCGGAGCTCGGCGCCATGGCCGCGCAGGGCATGCAGTACCTGCTGCAGTACTGGTGGGTGCCCGTGGTGCCCGGCCTGGCCGTGATGCTGCTGGCCTTGTGTGCCAACCTGGCCGGCGACGGCATCCGCGACTTGCTGGCCCGCCGATGA
- a CDS encoding allophanate hydrolase has translation MTVAGAAARVAEVYAAIAAADRPEVWITLRAEADVAAELAEVLAGAATSSEPLPLAGLVFAVKDNIDVAGLPTTAACPGFAHPADTDATAVARLRAVGAVVLGKTNLDQFATGLVGTRSPYGAVRSAQHPDRISGGSSSGSAVAVALGLVDFALGTDTAGSGRVPAALQGIVGVKGTVGLVPTTGVLPACRTLDCVTVFAAGLDLAESVLRVIAGPDGRDALAVAVPASAPLAAPASPVLAVPRPADLAALAPLWRAAFDTHLGRLRDAGVTLVEIDISPFLAAAALLYNGAFVAERYAAVGEIIAAGPEGLDPVVAGIVTAAGELPAHRYAADVVRLAELKLAGELAFAGADAMLLPTTTHHPTLAEVAAEPVTVNSRLGTFTNFANLFGYPAYAVPIDAGVPGENVGVQVLARPFADAVARDVAALLLRVDLLSRERANVPLNAVDGELSPISRGELSRERSNGHLSASEAAITPLSRDVLSRDRVTREHVGEQSVPGHRVSTDHDRGVHLLVVGAHLSGLPLHDRMRRHGALFAGDVRTATGYTLVALGDALNRPGMVRTPGTDTSVLGELWRVPETALSALLLEVAPPLGLGRVTLFDGREVIGYLCEATAATGKTVVADGDWRAHVSGAAATAGAAPTTGAAATAGAAPTTGSIRA, from the coding sequence ATGACCGTGGCAGGGGCCGCTGCGCGGGTGGCCGAGGTCTATGCGGCGATCGCCGCCGCCGACCGGCCCGAGGTGTGGATCACGCTGCGCGCCGAGGCCGACGTCGCCGCGGAGCTGGCCGAGGTACTCGCCGGCGCCGCCACCTCGTCGGAGCCGCTGCCCCTGGCGGGGCTGGTGTTCGCGGTGAAGGACAACATCGACGTGGCCGGGCTGCCCACCACGGCGGCCTGCCCGGGCTTCGCGCATCCGGCCGACACCGACGCCACGGCCGTGGCGCGACTGCGCGCCGTGGGCGCCGTGGTGCTCGGCAAGACCAACCTCGACCAGTTCGCCACCGGCCTGGTGGGCACCCGCAGCCCCTACGGCGCGGTGCGGAGCGCCCAGCACCCCGACCGGATCTCCGGCGGCTCGTCGTCAGGGTCGGCCGTGGCCGTGGCCCTTGGACTGGTGGACTTCGCGCTCGGCACCGACACCGCCGGCTCCGGCCGGGTGCCCGCCGCACTGCAGGGCATCGTCGGCGTGAAGGGCACCGTGGGCCTGGTGCCCACCACGGGTGTGCTGCCGGCCTGCCGCACCCTCGACTGCGTCACGGTCTTCGCCGCCGGACTCGATCTGGCCGAGTCCGTGCTGCGGGTGATCGCCGGGCCGGACGGACGCGACGCGCTCGCCGTCGCAGTGCCGGCATCCGCCCCGCTCGCCGCGCCCGCTTCGCCGGTGCTGGCCGTGCCGCGGCCGGCCGACCTCGCGGCGCTCGCCCCGCTCTGGCGCGCCGCATTCGACACCCACCTGGGCCGGCTCCGCGACGCGGGCGTGACCCTGGTAGAGATCGATATCAGCCCGTTCCTGGCCGCCGCTGCACTGCTCTACAACGGCGCCTTCGTGGCCGAACGATATGCAGCCGTGGGCGAGATCATCGCCGCGGGCCCCGAGGGCCTCGACCCCGTGGTGGCCGGCATCGTCACGGCCGCGGGGGAGCTGCCCGCCCACCGGTACGCGGCGGATGTGGTGCGCCTGGCCGAGCTGAAGCTCGCCGGCGAGCTGGCCTTCGCCGGCGCCGACGCCATGCTGCTGCCCACCACCACGCACCACCCCACCCTGGCCGAGGTGGCCGCGGAGCCCGTGACCGTGAACTCGCGGCTGGGCACCTTCACCAACTTCGCCAACCTGTTCGGCTACCCCGCCTACGCGGTGCCGATCGACGCCGGCGTGCCCGGTGAGAACGTGGGCGTGCAGGTGCTCGCCCGCCCATTCGCCGACGCGGTGGCCCGCGACGTCGCCGCGCTGCTGCTGCGCGTGGACCTGCTCTCCCGAGAGCGGGCAAATGTCCCCTTGAACGCTGTTGATGGGGAACTTTCGCCGATCTCGCGGGGGGAGCTGTCGCGAGAGCGGTCGAACGGTCACCTCAGCGCATCCGAAGCAGCCATTACGCCGCTTTCGCGAGATGTGCTTTCGCGGGACAGGGTGACCCGCGAGCACGTTGGCGAGCAGAGCGTGCCCGGGCACCGGGTTTCAACGGACCACGACCGGGGCGTGCACCTGCTCGTGGTGGGCGCGCACCTCTCCGGGCTGCCCCTGCACGACCGGATGCGCCGCCACGGCGCCCTGTTCGCCGGCGACGTGCGCACCGCGACCGGCTACACCCTCGTGGCGCTCGGCGACGCGCTGAACCGGCCCGGCATGGTGCGCACCCCCGGCACCGACACCAGCGTGCTGGGGGAACTGTGGCGGGTGCCGGAGACCGCGCTGTCGGCCCTGCTGCTCGAGGTCGCCCCGCCGCTCGGCCTCGGCCGGGTCACGCTCTTCGATGGCCGCGAGGTGATCGGTTACCTCTGCGAGGCCACCGCAGCCACCGGCAAGACCGTCGTCGCTGACGGCGACTGGCGCGCCCACGTGTCGGGGGCCGCCGCGACGGCCGGTGCCGCCCCGACGACCGGTGCCGCCGCGACGGCCGGTGCCGCCCCGACGACCGGATCGATCCGTGCCTGA
- a CDS encoding urea amidolyase associated protein UAAP1 — protein MSEASLAGSTASPSGARAHARAQGGTRVTTMPTVPAATADGWPAGLAEADRFAAETVAGGNYTTLAVQRGTVVEFTDLDGDACAHLAIFNQAQLDERLNVADTVKIQWQAYLGEGAMLLSDRGRVLATIVADDSGAHDTFAGTSTRAVNEARYGDGSAHGSSPAGRELLILGAAKHGLAPRDLPPTVALFQGVRVADDGALVFTGSTGPGAVVRLRFELPAVLLVANVPSPVDPRPEYTSTPVRIRAWRGDAATLESPEATATPEAARAFGNTIDYARMRGL, from the coding sequence GTGAGCGAGGCCAGCCTGGCCGGGTCGACCGCGTCGCCTTCCGGCGCCCGGGCGCACGCTCGCGCGCAGGGCGGCACCCGGGTCACGACCATGCCCACGGTTCCGGCCGCAACGGCAGACGGTTGGCCGGCCGGGCTCGCCGAGGCCGACAGGTTCGCCGCCGAGACCGTGGCGGGCGGCAACTACACCACCCTGGCCGTGCAGCGCGGCACCGTCGTGGAGTTCACCGACCTCGACGGCGACGCCTGCGCGCACCTGGCGATCTTCAACCAGGCGCAGCTGGACGAGCGCCTGAACGTGGCCGATACCGTCAAGATCCAGTGGCAGGCGTACCTTGGCGAGGGCGCCATGCTGCTCTCCGATCGCGGCCGGGTGCTCGCCACCATCGTCGCCGACGACTCCGGCGCGCACGACACCTTCGCCGGCACCTCCACCCGGGCGGTGAACGAGGCCCGCTACGGTGACGGCTCCGCCCACGGCTCCAGCCCCGCCGGCCGCGAACTGTTGATCCTCGGCGCCGCCAAGCACGGCCTGGCGCCGCGCGACCTGCCGCCCACCGTCGCCCTGTTCCAGGGCGTGCGCGTGGCCGACGACGGCGCGCTGGTCTTCACCGGCTCCACCGGACCCGGCGCCGTGGTGCGACTGCGGTTCGAGCTGCCCGCCGTGCTGCTCGTGGCGAATGTGCCCTCCCCGGTCGACCCTCGGCCGGAGTACACCAGCACGCCGGTGCGCATCCGGGCCTGGCGCGGTGACGCGGCCACGCTCGAGTCGCCCGAAGCCACCGCCACCCCGGAGGCCGCCCGCGCCTTCGGCAACACCATCGACTACGCGCGAATGAGAGGGCTGTGA
- a CDS encoding helix-turn-helix domain-containing protein translates to MTVVPAETGVTFDTELETQCAVPAIRSLVRDVFTMTGDRWSMPVIRALNDGPVRFGHLMVAVEGISHRMLTRTLRALERDGLVTRISYPESPPRVEYELTGLGDTLREPVRAFIQWTQDHRAEIERSRVRFDG, encoded by the coding sequence ATGACGGTTGTGCCCGCAGAAACTGGTGTCACGTTCGACACCGAGCTGGAGACGCAGTGTGCGGTTCCGGCCATCCGCTCTCTCGTGCGGGACGTCTTCACGATGACCGGCGATCGCTGGTCGATGCCGGTGATCCGCGCGCTGAACGATGGCCCGGTGCGGTTCGGCCATCTCATGGTCGCCGTCGAGGGCATCTCGCACCGGATGCTCACCCGCACCCTGCGCGCCCTCGAACGGGACGGCCTGGTCACCCGCATCAGTTACCCGGAGTCCCCGCCCCGGGTGGAATACGAGCTCACGGGGCTCGGTGACACTCTTCGCGAGCCGGTGCGGGCGTTCATCCAGTGGACCCAGGACCATCGGGCCGAGATCGAACGGAGCCGGGTCCGGTTCGACGGATAG
- a CDS encoding NUDIX domain-containing protein: MPVRSAGILLYRRTAGVPEVWIAHMGGPFWAHKDAAAWSIPKGEYEPGEDPFAAARREFEEEIGVPAPDVEYLRLGEFRQPSGKLVTVFAAEADFTVERVVSNTFQLEWPKGSGRLQEFAEVDDARWVGLPEARVKLVRGQLPVLDALAQELRGQGQLGPAGDETDG; this comes from the coding sequence ATGCCAGTACGCAGCGCGGGCATCCTGCTGTATCGGCGCACGGCGGGGGTGCCGGAGGTGTGGATCGCGCACATGGGCGGCCCGTTCTGGGCACACAAGGATGCGGCGGCCTGGTCGATCCCGAAGGGGGAGTACGAGCCGGGCGAGGACCCGTTCGCCGCGGCCCGGCGCGAGTTCGAGGAAGAGATCGGGGTGCCGGCCCCCGACGTGGAGTACCTCCGGCTGGGGGAGTTCCGGCAGCCGTCCGGCAAGCTCGTGACGGTGTTCGCGGCGGAGGCCGACTTCACCGTGGAGCGGGTGGTGAGCAACACGTTCCAGCTGGAATGGCCGAAGGGGTCTGGCCGGCTGCAGGAGTTCGCCGAGGTCGATGATGCCCGCTGGGTGGGCCTGCCGGAGGCCCGGGTGAAGCTGGTGCGCGGTCAACTGCCGGTGCTGGATGCCCTGGCGCAGGAGCTGCGCGGCCAGGGACAGCTCGGCCCGGCGGGCGACGAGACCGACGGGTGA
- a CDS encoding NAD(P)H-dependent oxidoreductase, whose translation MTKIAIILGSTRPGRNGEAVATWVRDIAARRSDAEFELVDLAEFPLPHYDEPMPPSMGVYTNDHNKSWSAKIAEFDGYVFVTPEYNHSTSGVLKNAIDYLYTEWNNKAAAFVSYGGVGGARAVEHLRLIASELQLATVRGQVAISLMTEFKNYSEFTPNDYLLPQVDTMLDQLVSWSKALEPLRASGSEQAAA comes from the coding sequence GTGACCAAGATCGCCATCATTCTCGGCAGCACCCGCCCCGGACGCAACGGAGAGGCCGTCGCCACCTGGGTGCGCGATATCGCCGCACGCCGCAGCGACGCCGAATTCGAGCTCGTGGACCTCGCCGAGTTCCCGCTCCCGCACTACGACGAGCCGATGCCGCCGTCGATGGGCGTGTACACGAACGACCACAACAAGTCGTGGTCGGCCAAGATCGCCGAGTTCGACGGCTACGTGTTCGTCACGCCCGAATACAACCACTCCACCTCCGGGGTGCTCAAGAACGCCATCGACTACCTGTACACGGAATGGAACAACAAGGCGGCCGCGTTCGTGAGCTACGGCGGTGTCGGCGGCGCGCGCGCCGTCGAGCATCTGCGGCTGATCGCCTCCGAGCTGCAGCTCGCCACCGTGCGCGGCCAGGTCGCGATCTCCCTGATGACCGAGTTCAAGAATTACTCGGAGTTCACGCCGAACGACTACCTGCTTCCCCAGGTCGACACCATGCTCGACCAGTTGGTGTCCTGGTCGAAGGCGCTCGAGCCGCTGCGCGCGTCAGGCTCGGAGCAGGCTGCCGCCTAG
- a CDS encoding MFS transporter, with the protein MPDAVLPAHPSTQPLPVSGLEPASSASTPDTRVNAEAGGPASAARSRPRLWPLALGTFAIGFGSNIVTGLLPTMSADLGVTVPEIGRLVSVYGFTYAVTTPLVALAGNRLPRRLLMLTALALFALACVGTAFAEDYDTVALLRGLAAFAAGGFTPTATVLASRLAAPGERGRALATVFGGLTTATVVAAPVGNLLGPVLGYRGVYALTAGLAVVAFVAVLTLVPRPSRQLLEAAIVARPGRGWPSPIVLVVLLVSMLETAAALMVQTYASPLLTAMSGVDGIGLSLLLLCYGAAGVLGNIVGGRMADRWGAARTLWLSFAVCGIALVLLPVASRSVWGAGLVFAAWGFAAWAANSPLQGILLGLAGRHGQLVVALNSSVIALGTGLGALAGGVIIAGGGILVVAYWGAAVMAVVVVLVLLVSARGRVAAF; encoded by the coding sequence GTGCCTGACGCGGTACTGCCGGCGCACCCGAGCACCCAGCCGTTGCCCGTGTCGGGCCTTGAGCCGGCATCGTCCGCGAGCACCCCGGACACGCGAGTGAACGCCGAGGCCGGCGGGCCGGCATCCGCGGCGCGCAGCCGCCCCCGGCTCTGGCCGCTGGCGCTGGGCACCTTCGCGATCGGGTTCGGCTCGAACATCGTCACCGGGCTGCTGCCGACCATGTCGGCCGACTTGGGTGTGACCGTGCCGGAGATCGGCCGGCTCGTGAGTGTGTACGGGTTCACCTATGCGGTGACGACGCCGCTCGTGGCACTGGCGGGCAACCGGCTGCCGCGTCGACTGCTGATGCTCACTGCGCTGGCGCTGTTCGCGCTGGCCTGCGTGGGCACAGCGTTCGCCGAGGACTACGACACCGTGGCGCTTCTGCGCGGTCTGGCCGCTTTCGCCGCGGGCGGGTTCACGCCCACCGCCACGGTGCTGGCCTCTCGGCTGGCGGCGCCGGGGGAGCGCGGCCGGGCGCTGGCGACGGTGTTCGGCGGGCTCACCACGGCCACGGTGGTGGCGGCGCCGGTGGGCAACCTGCTCGGCCCGGTGCTCGGCTACCGCGGCGTCTACGCGCTCACCGCGGGACTCGCGGTGGTGGCGTTCGTGGCCGTGCTCACGCTCGTGCCGCGGCCGTCCCGGCAGCTGCTCGAGGCGGCGATCGTGGCCCGGCCCGGCCGCGGTTGGCCGTCGCCGATCGTGCTCGTGGTGTTGCTCGTGTCGATGCTCGAGACCGCCGCGGCGCTCATGGTGCAGACCTACGCGTCGCCGCTGCTCACTGCGATGTCGGGGGTGGACGGCATCGGCCTGAGCCTGCTGCTGCTCTGTTACGGCGCGGCCGGGGTGCTCGGCAACATCGTGGGCGGGCGAATGGCGGACCGCTGGGGCGCCGCCCGCACGCTTTGGCTCAGCTTTGCCGTGTGCGGCATCGCCCTGGTGCTGCTGCCGGTGGCGAGCCGTTCGGTGTGGGGCGCCGGGCTGGTCTTCGCCGCCTGGGGCTTCGCGGCGTGGGCGGCGAACTCGCCGCTGCAGGGGATCCTGCTGGGCCTGGCCGGCCGGCACGGGCAGCTCGTGGTGGCGCTGAACTCCTCGGTGATCGCGCTCGGAACCGGCCTGGGCGCCCTGGCCGGCGGTGTCATCATCGCGGGCGGCGGCATCCTCGTGGTCGCGTACTGGGGAGCGGCCGTGATGGCCGTGGTGGTCGTGCTGGTGCTGCTTGTCTCGGCGCGGGGGCGTGTGGCCGCGTTCTGA
- a CDS encoding ABC transporter ATP-binding protein → MTIPSAQPAPAQPGAGPDAAPGASAPVARVRDLRITLHREGTAIQAVRGVSFDVMPGEILGLVGESGSGKSVLGLSMMGLLPPYAKPAVTGSIQIQGTDIVGTTAEADRLVRKEHIGAVFQDPMTSLDPTMTIGHQLAEVARDRAHVLSLLADVGIPDPETRLGAFPHQLSGGLRQRVMIALALARNPSLIIADEPTTALDVTVQAQILDLLLALRDEHGCSVIFVTHDLGVAAQISDRIAVMYRGEIVETGSVSTVLGTPQHAYTQGLLASRIDLNTPTDRPIVSAHGAGAADHLPALWPAVVPGAPAVTITDVRRSFTSGPAWKRRRLDAVRGVSLTIAQGESVALVGESGCGKSTLLRMVAGLDTPSSGSVTVAGTTRPQMVFQDAGSSLTPWLSVGELLRERLTATTPGLTRSQVRDRIEEALERVGLPAEVARVRGDSLSGGQRQRVAIARAVIVPPAVLLCDEPTSALDVSLAATVLNLLGRLRRELNMSLLFVTHDLAAARVISDRIAVMNRGEIVELGAAAEVCANPIKPYTRSLLAAIPGQHLRVAPQRPRTGGIRTADLDTFDVDLDLDLDLGTDLGEARA, encoded by the coding sequence ATGACCATCCCATCCGCACAGCCCGCACCCGCACAGCCCGGCGCCGGCCCCGACGCGGCGCCCGGCGCATCCGCCCCCGTGGCCCGTGTTCGCGACCTGCGCATCACCCTGCACCGCGAGGGCACCGCCATTCAGGCCGTGCGCGGCGTGAGCTTCGACGTGATGCCCGGCGAGATCCTCGGCCTGGTCGGCGAATCCGGCTCGGGCAAGAGCGTGCTCGGCCTGAGCATGATGGGACTACTGCCGCCCTACGCCAAACCCGCCGTGACCGGCTCGATCCAGATCCAGGGCACCGACATCGTCGGCACCACCGCCGAAGCCGACCGGCTTGTGCGCAAGGAGCACATCGGCGCCGTCTTCCAAGACCCGATGACCTCGCTGGACCCCACCATGACCATCGGCCACCAGCTCGCCGAGGTCGCCCGTGACAGAGCGCACGTGCTCAGCCTGCTCGCCGACGTCGGCATCCCCGACCCCGAGACCCGGCTCGGCGCGTTCCCGCACCAGCTCAGCGGAGGACTGCGCCAGCGGGTGATGATCGCCCTCGCCCTGGCCCGCAACCCCTCGCTGATCATCGCCGACGAACCCACCACCGCCCTCGACGTAACCGTGCAGGCGCAGATCCTCGACCTGCTGCTGGCCCTCCGCGACGAGCACGGCTGCAGCGTGATCTTCGTCACCCACGACCTCGGCGTGGCCGCCCAGATCAGCGACCGCATCGCCGTGATGTACCGGGGCGAGATCGTGGAGACCGGCTCGGTAAGCACCGTGCTCGGCACCCCGCAACACGCCTACACCCAGGGCCTGCTCGCCTCCCGGATCGACCTGAACACCCCTACCGACCGGCCCATCGTGAGCGCGCACGGTGCCGGCGCGGCCGACCACCTGCCCGCGCTCTGGCCCGCCGTGGTGCCCGGCGCCCCGGCCGTGACCATCACGGATGTGCGCCGCAGCTTCACCAGCGGCCCGGCCTGGAAACGCCGACGCCTGGACGCCGTGCGGGGTGTCAGCCTCACCATCGCCCAGGGCGAGTCGGTCGCTCTCGTGGGGGAGAGCGGCTGCGGCAAGTCCACCCTGCTGCGCATGGTCGCCGGCCTGGACACCCCCAGCTCCGGCAGCGTCACCGTGGCCGGCACGACCCGCCCGCAGATGGTGTTCCAGGATGCCGGGTCCTCCCTCACGCCGTGGCTGAGCGTGGGCGAACTGCTCCGCGAACGCCTCACCGCCACCACCCCGGGCCTCACTCGCAGCCAGGTGCGCGACCGCATCGAGGAAGCCCTCGAGCGGGTCGGCCTGCCCGCCGAGGTGGCCAGGGTGCGCGGCGACAGCCTCTCCGGCGGCCAGCGCCAGCGCGTGGCCATCGCCCGCGCCGTGATCGTGCCGCCCGCCGTGCTGCTCTGCGACGAACCCACCAGCGCCCTCGACGTGTCGCTGGCCGCCACCGTGCTCAACCTGCTCGGGCGCCTCCGCCGGGAACTGAACATGTCGCTGCTCTTCGTCACCCACGACCTCGCCGCCGCCCGCGTCATCTCCGACCGCATCGCCGTGATGAACCGCGGCGAGATCGTGGAGCTCGGCGCCGCGGCCGAGGTGTGCGCCAACCCGATCAAGCCGTACACCCGGTCACTGCTGGCCGCGATTCCCGGCCAGCACCTGCGGGTCGCCCCGCAACGGCCGCGCACCGGCGGCATCCGCACCGCCGACCTCGACACCTTCGACGTCGACCTCGATCTCGACCTCGATCTCGGAACCGACCTCGGAGAGGCCCGCGCATGA
- a CDS encoding cysteine hydrolase, translated as MTAAETLNIVGNTVLIVVDIQGGEIPREDSRTEIPYMGGRTERAPRVREVIRHCREKGIPVVFIQEVHKPSLVDIGRELDGAEGPHCLEGWEETELAPGIDPRPDEFLIKKRRYSAFFGTELEIVLKAYKAETLLLVGGLTDVCVHYTAVDAHQHDYRFRVLTDCVGGSTFEAHSAALNAMHYLQRDALVTAAQTNEWLDTLPTPEPVNPVHELVRNA; from the coding sequence ATGACTGCCGCCGAGACGCTCAACATCGTCGGAAACACCGTGCTCATCGTCGTCGACATCCAGGGCGGCGAGATTCCCCGCGAGGATTCCCGCACCGAGATCCCCTACATGGGCGGCCGCACCGAGCGCGCTCCGCGGGTGCGCGAGGTGATCCGGCACTGCCGCGAGAAGGGCATCCCGGTGGTGTTCATCCAGGAGGTGCACAAGCCGTCGCTGGTGGACATCGGCCGCGAACTCGACGGCGCAGAGGGCCCGCACTGCCTCGAAGGCTGGGAAGAAACCGAACTGGCCCCCGGCATCGACCCGCGCCCCGACGAGTTCCTGATCAAGAAGCGCCGCTACTCCGCGTTCTTCGGCACCGAGCTGGAGATCGTGCTCAAGGCCTACAAGGCCGAGACCCTGCTGCTCGTCGGCGGCCTCACCGACGTCTGCGTGCACTACACGGCAGTGGATGCGCACCAGCACGACTACAGGTTCCGGGTGCTCACCGACTGCGTCGGCGGCTCCACCTTCGAGGCGCACTCCGCCGCACTGAACGCCATGCACTACCTGCAGCGCGACGCCCTCGTGACGGCCGCGCAGACCAACGAGTGGCTGGACACCCTGCCCACCCCCGAGCCCGTGAACCCGGTGCACGAACTGGTGCGGAACGCGTGA
- a CDS encoding urea amidolyase associated protein UAAP2, translated as MGIDAGSDLTPVPPLGAASLPARLAGRVIVLDEVVARRGPWSAIVAAGDELTIVDLEGNQAVDFLLYDAADTAVRYSAPDTISAQGNVYLSQGSVLRANTGDALMTLVHDEVGRHDTIGGACSKESNSLRYGHHTVHQHACVENFLAEGALWGLGKRDLVSNINFYMNVPVEADGALGIVDGLSAPGLSLSLRAERDVLVLVSNCPQINNPCNGFNPTPVRMLVTRAAR; from the coding sequence ATGGGCATCGATGCCGGCAGCGACCTGACCCCAGTACCACCGCTCGGCGCCGCGAGCCTGCCCGCGCGCCTGGCCGGTCGCGTAATCGTGCTCGACGAGGTCGTGGCCCGCCGCGGCCCGTGGTCTGCGATTGTCGCCGCCGGTGACGAGCTCACCATCGTCGATCTTGAGGGCAACCAGGCCGTCGACTTCCTGCTCTACGACGCCGCCGACACCGCCGTGCGCTACAGCGCGCCCGACACCATCAGCGCCCAGGGCAACGTATACCTCAGCCAGGGTTCGGTACTGCGCGCGAACACCGGCGACGCCCTGATGACCCTTGTGCACGACGAGGTCGGCCGGCACGACACCATCGGCGGCGCCTGCAGCAAGGAGTCCAACTCCCTGCGCTACGGCCACCACACCGTGCACCAGCATGCCTGCGTCGAGAACTTCCTCGCCGAGGGCGCCCTGTGGGGCCTGGGCAAACGCGACCTGGTCAGCAACATCAACTTCTACATGAACGTGCCGGTCGAAGCGGATGGCGCGCTCGGCATCGTCGACGGCCTCTCGGCGCCCGGGCTCTCGCTCAGCCTGCGCGCCGAGCGCGACGTGCTCGTGCTGGTGTCGAACTGCCCGCAGATCAACAACCCCTGCAACGGGTTCAACCCCACACCGGTGCGGATGCTCGTGACCCGGGCCGCGCGATGA
- a CDS encoding ABC transporter permease: MLMFILKRILAMAGVLLALTVALFTLQELSGVDPAKAYVGANASAAAVDSARERLGLDQSAIVRYFDYLGGLLHGDLQNSLRTRTPVADGLASAFPATLELALWTLGFALILGAFFAMLTVVRWKGAAVVRFVLLSGAAAPTFLLAMVGVLVFYGSLGLIPSGGRSSFSSGSSSPTGLLVLDALLAGRADVAGDAIWHLLLPAACAAISPAVAIGRVLVDGLRVNLGSDHARTARSAGMKESAVLVRHALRNSLGATLSMIGIQAGLLLGGLVVVEKITAWPGLGSYLEKSVNASDFPGIAGVALLLGITYVLLNTIVDVLQVVADRRLSLT, from the coding sequence ATGCTGATGTTCATCCTCAAGCGCATCCTCGCCATGGCCGGCGTGCTGCTCGCGCTCACCGTGGCCCTGTTCACCCTGCAGGAGCTCAGCGGCGTGGACCCGGCCAAGGCCTACGTGGGCGCCAACGCCTCGGCCGCCGCGGTCGACAGCGCCCGCGAACGGCTCGGCCTCGACCAGAGCGCCATCGTGCGGTATTTCGACTACCTCGGCGGGCTGCTGCACGGCGACCTGCAGAACTCGCTGCGCACCCGCACCCCCGTCGCCGACGGCCTGGCCAGCGCGTTCCCGGCCACCCTTGAGCTGGCCCTGTGGACCCTCGGCTTCGCCCTGATCCTCGGCGCCTTCTTCGCGATGCTCACCGTGGTGCGCTGGAAGGGGGCCGCCGTGGTGCGGTTCGTGCTGCTCTCCGGCGCCGCCGCGCCCACCTTCCTGCTCGCGATGGTGGGGGTGCTGGTGTTCTACGGCTCGCTCGGCCTCATCCCCTCCGGCGGCCGCTCGAGCTTCAGCTCCGGGTCGTCGAGCCCCACCGGGCTGCTGGTGCTCGATGCGCTGCTCGCCGGCCGGGCGGATGTGGCCGGTGACGCCATCTGGCACCTGCTGCTGCCCGCCGCCTGCGCCGCGATCAGCCCCGCCGTGGCCATCGGCCGGGTGCTCGTCGATGGCCTCCGGGTGAACCTCGGCTCCGACCACGCCCGCACCGCCCGCTCGGCCGGCATGAAGGAGTCCGCCGTGCTCGTGCGGCACGCCCTGCGCAACTCGCTCGGCGCCACCCTCTCCATGATCGGCATCCAGGCCGGGCTGCTGCTCGGCGGACTCGTCGTGGTCGAGAAGATCACCGCCTGGCCGGGCCTGGGCAGCTACCTGGAGAAGTCGGTCAACGCCAGCGACTTCCCCGGCATCGCCGGCGTGGCCCTGCTGCTCGGCATCACCTACGTGCTGCTGAACACCATCGTCGACGTGCTGCAGGTCGTGGCCGACCGGCGCCTCTCGCTCACCTGA